Proteins co-encoded in one Zootoca vivipara chromosome 3, rZooViv1.1, whole genome shotgun sequence genomic window:
- the LOC118081910 gene encoding rab proteins geranylgeranyltransferase component A 2-like, translating to MADNLPSEFDVVVIGTGLPESIIAAACSRSGQRVLHVDSRQYYGGNWASFSFSRLLSWIKENQKTADPCEGNTPWEELILENEEGIPLNKADQTIQHVEDFCYASQDLAEDVEEAGALPKAPASVASASSDVIEEVSGTPEAEEECCPLEDQPSSGTKGEETFPSGAAGSEPECTADHKAVEVTSLGEKPCGNVTPGQSVLEVENNEAASIVEAAVDPIKITYSQIVKEGRRFNIDLISKLLYSRGLLIDLLIKSNVSRYAEFKNVTRILAFREGKVEQVPCSRADVFNSKQLTLVEKRMLMKFLTFCLDYEQHPDEYQGQKDCIFSDYLKTQKLTPNLQHFILHSIAMVSEADCYTIDGLKVTQKFLQCLGRYGNTPFLFPLYGQGEIPQCFCRMCAVFGGVYCLRHPVQCLVVDKETRRCKAVIDHFGQRISASYFVVEDSYFSEETCANVSYRQISRAVLITDRSILKASSDQQISILTVPPMEAGQSAVCLIELCSSTMTCMKNTYLVHLTCSSIKTAKEDLEPVVGQLFSESIETESEGAGEGQKPQILWLVYFNMRDSSGVDRTSYANLPPNIYVCSGPDNALGNDCAVKQAEAIFQELFPSEEFCPPPPPNPEDIIYDGDGIQPEDFGFGNPSEANPETLPEKSTEESERPSEE from the coding sequence ATGGCAGATAACTTGCCCTCGGAGTTTGATGTGGTGGTCATAGGAACGGGTTTGCCTGAATCTATCATAGCAGCCGCATGTTCAAGAAGTGGCCAGCGGGTTCTCCATGTGGATTCAAGACAATACTATGGAGGGAACTGGGCAAGTTTTAGTTTCTCTAGATTATTGTCTTGGATAAAAGAGAACCAGAAAACGGCTGACCCCTGTGAGGGAAATACCCCCTGGGAAGAACTGATCCTTGAAAATGAAGAAGGTATTCCTCTGAACAAGGCAGATCAAACAATTCAGCATGTTGAAGATTTCTGCTATGCCAGTCAGGATCTTGCTGAAGATGTGGAAGAAGCTGGTGCACTTCCGAAGGCCCCTGCCTCTGTTGCTTCTGCTTCTAGTGATGTTATAGAGGAGGTCTCTGGCACCCCAGAGGCTGAAGAAGAGTGCTGTCCTTTGGAGGATCAGCCATCATCGGGGACCAAAGGTGAAGAAACATTCCCTAGCGGTGCTGCAGGAAGTGAACCAGAATGTACAGCTGACCACAAAGCTgttgaagtgacctctctgggggaGAAACCCTGTGGCAATGTAACACCTGGTCAGTCAGTACTGGAAGTGGAAAACAACGAAGCTGCATCAATAGTGGAAGCTGCAGTTGATCCAATAAAAATTACTTATTCTCAAATTGTTAAAGAAGGGAGACGATTTAATATTGATTTAATTTCTAAGTTACTGTACTCCCGAGGATTGTTGATTGACCTCCTAATTAAGTCAAATGTTAGTCGCTATGCTGAGTTCAAAAATGTCACCCGGATTCTTGCATTTCGAGAAGGCAAAGTGGAGCAGGTTCCATGTTCTAGAGCGGACGTCTTCAACAGCAAACAGTTGACCCTGGTGGAAAAAAGAATGCTGATGAAATTTCTTACATTTTGTCTGGATTATGAGCAGCACCCTGATGAATATCAAGGTCAAAAGGACTGTATATTCTCAGACTACTTAAAAACCCAGAAGTTGACTCCCAATCTGCAGCATTTCATCTTGCATTCCATTGCGATGGTCTCGGAGGCCGACTGCTACACCATAGATGGCCTGAAGGTGACTCAGAAGTTCCTCCAATGCCTTGGGCGTTATGGAAACACTCCCTTCTTGTTTCCTTTGTATGGCCAAGGAGAGATCCCACAGTGCTTTTGCCGGATGTGTGCTGTATTTGGCGGTGTCTATTGTCTCCGCCATCCTGTGCAGTGCCTTGTGGTGGACAAAGAAACTAGAAGGTGCAAGGCAGTCATTGATCATTTTGGTCAAAGAATAAGTGCCAGCTATTTTGTTGTGGAAGATAGTTACTTTTCAGAGGAAACCTGTGCAAATGTGTCCTACAGGCAGATCTCCAGAGCAGTTCTTATTACTGATCGGTCGATTTTGAAGGCAAGCTCAGATCAGCAGATTTCTATTTTGACTGTCCCACCTATGGAGGCAGGTCAGTCTGCTGTCTGCCTCATAGAACTGTGTTCTTCAACCATGACATGCATGAAAAATACATATTTGGTGCATTTAACTTGTTCATCCATTAAAACTGCTAAAGAAGATTTGGAGCCTGTTGTGGGCCAGTTGTTCAGTGAAAGTATAGAAACAGAAAGTGAAGGCGCAGGAGAAGGGCAAAAGCCTCAGATTCTCTGGTTGGTATATTTCAACATGAGAGATTCATCTGGTGTAGACAGGACATCCTATGCCAATTTGCCTCCCAACATCTATGTTTGTTCTGGGCCAGACAACGCATTGGGAAATGACTGTGCTGTCAAACAGGCCGAGGCCATTTTTCAAGAGCTGTTTCCCAGTGAGGAATtctgcccaccaccacccccaaatccaGAAGATATCATCTACGATGGAGATGGGATTCAGCCAGAGGATTTTGGGTTTGGTAATCCATCTGAGGCCAATCCAGAGACTTTGCCTGAGAAAAGCACTGAAGAGAGTGAAAGACCCTCTGAAGAGTGA